A genomic segment from Candidatus Binatia bacterium encodes:
- a CDS encoding LysE family transporter, with protein sequence MAPPGPVMAIMSTASTQGRPREAIRTALGAMTADATWLALVTLGFLTVLRRHPRIVGALGVTGGVMLLGMAWDGIRTLRRGAAASSARGSYRLGLMTVLASPFSFGWWMASGPIVISSLGATGIAGLFLSILIYAVAISYALAWLGARVAHTATVFAWIGILMLAGFGVLFIAEGARLVRG encoded by the coding sequence GTGGCCCCGCCGGGACCGGTGATGGCGATCATGTCCACCGCCTCGACCCAGGGACGGCCGCGCGAGGCGATCCGGACGGCGCTCGGGGCCATGACCGCCGACGCGACCTGGCTCGCGCTCGTGACCCTCGGATTCCTGACGGTGCTCCGCCGCCATCCCCGCATCGTGGGCGCTCTCGGCGTCACCGGCGGCGTGATGCTGCTCGGGATGGCCTGGGACGGGATCCGGACCCTGCGACGAGGAGCCGCCGCCTCGTCGGCGCGCGGCTCCTATCGTCTCGGGCTCATGACGGTGCTCGCGAGCCCCTTTTCCTTCGGCTGGTGGATGGCCAGCGGTCCGATCGTGATCTCGTCGCTCGGTGCGACGGGCATCGCCGGCCTTTTCCTGTCGATCCTCATCTACGCCGTCGCGATCAGCTACGCGCTCGCCTGGCTGGGCGCCCGCGTGGCGCACACCGCCACGGTCTTCGCCTGGATCGGCATCCTCATGCTGGCGGGGTTCGGCGTGCTCTTCATCGCCGAGGGGGCCCGCCTCGTCCGCGGCTAG
- a CDS encoding OmpA family protein — MRPILVVAVVAVALAAAFSGAPALARDDDPGELKLLLGFMGSDPNLVNHGREQSWSPLLGLRIGANMDRPWSQFIDGVYSRIDSEPGDHSTVVEGRVGMERNFGLNGGGTWYLAGALGWADANLPTPRDDFGRPLASLGIGIRPTSGSGARFHMEVREEWWMGDEGLGGANVANTQVLVGVGFGLKDTREPMFQHGSRTLILEGVNFVTDSAELTPESKATLDRTAASLLRWPEVRVEVGGHTDSVADDAYNKELSQRRAEAVRAYLIRAGVSAKRLEARGYGETRPIAPNDTEAGRARNRRVELTRID, encoded by the coding sequence ATGCGACCGATCCTGGTCGTGGCTGTCGTGGCCGTCGCGCTGGCGGCGGCGTTCTCCGGGGCACCCGCCCTCGCCCGGGACGACGATCCCGGCGAGTTGAAGCTTCTCCTCGGATTCATGGGTTCCGATCCGAACCTGGTCAACCACGGCCGCGAGCAGAGCTGGTCGCCGCTGTTGGGGCTCCGGATCGGCGCCAACATGGATCGCCCCTGGTCCCAGTTCATCGACGGCGTCTACAGCCGCATCGACTCCGAGCCGGGCGACCACTCCACGGTGGTGGAGGGGCGGGTGGGCATGGAGCGGAACTTCGGCCTGAACGGAGGGGGAACCTGGTACCTCGCGGGAGCGCTCGGCTGGGCCGACGCGAACCTTCCCACGCCTCGCGACGACTTCGGACGCCCGCTCGCCTCGCTCGGCATCGGCATCCGGCCGACGTCCGGCTCCGGAGCCCGGTTCCACATGGAGGTGCGCGAGGAGTGGTGGATGGGGGACGAAGGGCTCGGCGGCGCGAACGTGGCGAACACGCAGGTTCTCGTCGGCGTCGGCTTCGGTCTCAAGGACACGCGCGAGCCGATGTTCCAGCACGGCTCCCGTACGCTGATCCTGGAAGGGGTGAACTTCGTCACCGACAGCGCCGAGCTGACGCCCGAGTCCAAGGCCACGCTCGACCGCACCGCGGCCTCCCTCCTGCGCTGGCCCGAGGTGCGCGTGGAAGTCGGCGGGCACACCGACTCCGTGGCCGACGACGCCTACAACAAGGAGCTCTCGCAGCGGCGCGCGGAGGCGGTGCGCGCCTATCTGATCCGCGCGGGCGTCAGCGCGAAGCGGCTGGAGGCCAGGGGCTACGGCGAGACGCGGCCGATCGCGCCGAACGATACCGAAGCCGGGCGCGCCAGGAATCGCCGCGTGGAGCTGACCCGGATCGACTAA
- a CDS encoding response regulator transcription factor → MLSGRLPSNFHSERHLTRARVLVVDDDPKVLSSLRLYLEHAGYEVAAAADGQRALAVARDFRPDLVVLDVMLPKGDGLAVCRALRAESEIPILFLTARATEEDRLEGLDLGADDYVTKPFSPRELVARVRAILRRAVSGEDEEPRRRSAPAEPPPETLRVGALRIDSARHEVTVRGARVELTPREFRLLHALARDPGRAMSRDELAERAFGPDYEGLARTVDAHVANLRRKIEPDPACPVYVETVFGIGYRLRAGRRSGDA, encoded by the coding sequence ATGCTCAGCGGGCGATTGCCCTCTAATTTCCATTCGGAGCGCCACTTGACCCGAGCCCGAGTCCTGGTCGTGGACGATGACCCCAAGGTCCTGTCCTCCCTTCGCCTCTATCTGGAACACGCCGGATACGAGGTGGCGGCCGCGGCGGACGGACAGCGGGCCCTGGCCGTGGCCCGGGACTTCCGCCCCGACCTGGTCGTGCTCGACGTGATGCTCCCCAAGGGAGACGGCCTCGCCGTCTGCCGCGCGCTCCGGGCGGAATCGGAGATCCCGATCCTCTTCCTGACCGCCCGAGCGACCGAGGAGGACCGGCTGGAAGGACTGGATCTCGGCGCCGACGACTACGTGACGAAGCCGTTCAGCCCGCGCGAATTGGTCGCGCGCGTGCGCGCGATCCTCCGGCGGGCGGTGTCCGGCGAGGACGAGGAGCCCCGGCGGCGTTCCGCGCCGGCGGAGCCGCCGCCCGAGACCCTCCGGGTGGGCGCGCTCCGGATCGATTCCGCCCGCCACGAAGTGACGGTGCGCGGCGCGCGCGTGGAGCTCACGCCGCGCGAGTTCCGGCTGCTCCACGCGCTGGCGCGCGATCCCGGCCGCGCGATGAGCCGCGACGAGCTGGCCGAGCGCGCGTTCGGCCCCGACTACGAGGGGCTCGCGCGCACGGTGGACGCGCACGTGGCGAACCTGCGACGGAAGATCGAGCCCGACCCCGCTTGCCCCGTCTACGTGGAAACGGTGTTCGGGATCGGCTACCGGCTCCGCGCGGGACGCCGGAGCGGCGATGCGTAG
- a CDS encoding ATP-binding protein codes for MLRSLRARLLLLVAVVAGLSLAAAALLSRQAVRTEFLRLETSERAARLDDAAAMLDAWLRRTGSLAGADSVLGRLRASGARGRGGLGAEFLLIAPDGAVLGASTPEYRTASVELRMDGGLAITVPRREGNIVRVRREVLVGGPRAAIRGPDGALRATLYRLPAIQPEAMPPPFIISVNRWLLLAALVSGALAILLTLALSRRILGPVEALTGAVRRMERGDLTARVPVRSSDEIAELSSAFNRMAASLEENEASRRRLLGDVAHELRSPLTNLRCQIEAVEDGLATADAATMRSLHEETLLLGRLVEDIQDLALAEAGRLPLHRERVSPRATLEAAAAAFAPLAAERGITIHAGGEGAPDVDADPARLKQVLRNLLANAIAHTPEGGTVELTASLGEDGRVAFSVGDTGAGIAPEDLPRIFDRFYRADRARSRETGGSGIGLSIVKQLVEAHGGSVSAESRPGAGTTIRFTLPQARPS; via the coding sequence ATGCTCCGTAGCCTGCGGGCGCGCCTTCTCCTGCTCGTCGCCGTGGTGGCGGGGCTCTCGCTGGCGGCGGCCGCGCTGCTCTCGCGTCAGGCCGTGCGCACGGAGTTCCTCCGCCTGGAGACCAGCGAGCGGGCCGCGCGCCTCGACGACGCGGCGGCGATGCTCGACGCCTGGCTGCGCCGCACCGGCTCTCTCGCGGGCGCCGATTCCGTGCTCGGGCGGCTGCGCGCCTCCGGCGCGCGCGGCCGGGGCGGACTGGGCGCCGAATTCCTGCTGATCGCCCCCGACGGCGCCGTGCTCGGCGCGAGCACCCCCGAGTACCGGACGGCGAGCGTGGAGCTTCGCATGGACGGCGGCCTGGCGATCACGGTGCCGCGGCGCGAGGGGAACATCGTGCGCGTTCGGCGCGAGGTGCTGGTCGGAGGCCCGCGCGCGGCGATCCGGGGACCCGACGGCGCGCTTCGCGCGACGTTGTATCGCCTCCCCGCGATCCAGCCGGAGGCGATGCCCCCGCCCTTCATCATTTCGGTGAACCGCTGGCTCCTCCTGGCGGCGCTGGTCTCGGGCGCGCTCGCGATCCTGCTCACCCTCGCGCTCTCGCGCCGCATCCTCGGCCCGGTCGAGGCGCTGACGGGGGCGGTGCGCCGCATGGAGCGCGGCGATCTGACCGCGCGCGTGCCGGTCCGCTCGTCGGACGAGATCGCCGAGCTGTCGAGCGCCTTCAACCGCATGGCCGCTTCGCTCGAGGAGAACGAGGCGTCGCGGCGGCGCCTTTTGGGCGACGTGGCGCACGAACTGCGCTCGCCGCTCACCAACCTGCGCTGTCAGATCGAGGCGGTGGAGGACGGCCTCGCGACGGCGGACGCGGCGACGATGCGGTCGCTGCACGAGGAGACGCTGCTCTTGGGGAGGCTGGTGGAGGACATCCAGGACCTGGCGCTGGCCGAGGCGGGCCGGCTCCCGCTCCACCGCGAGCGGGTGTCGCCACGCGCGACGCTGGAGGCCGCGGCCGCCGCGTTCGCGCCGCTCGCGGCCGAGCGCGGGATCACGATCCACGCGGGAGGCGAGGGCGCGCCCGACGTGGACGCCGACCCCGCGCGGCTGAAGCAGGTGCTCCGCAATCTCCTCGCGAACGCGATCGCGCACACGCCCGAGGGAGGCACGGTGGAGCTCACCGCCAGCTTGGGCGAGGACGGCCGGGTGGCGTTCAGCGTGGGAGATACGGGAGCGGGCATCGCGCCCGAGGATCTGCCCCGGATCTTCGACCGCTTCTACCGGGCCGACCGGGCCCGCTCGCGGGAGACCGGGGGCTCGGGGATCGGACTGTCGATCGTGAAGCAGCTCGTCGAGGCGCACGGCGGATCGGTGTCGGCCGAGAGCCGGCCGGGAGCGGGCACCACCATCCGCTTCACGCTTCCCCAGGCGCGGCCTTCATAG
- a CDS encoding serine hydrolase: protein MRRTALFLALALFLAAAPASKRAPAPKPVPKPAPESKPAPGAKALEFPNNEAGRHAAAWFEAFNQGDEAMRKFLQAHVAPAALARRTLQDRMDIYRDMKDERGRVMPLSIESFTESSVKAIARGERGGRFAITFRCEDDAPHGLLGLQVEDLPPEEGAPEGNEDGGYSRAPAGPVMKDAQVATALRAYVDSLARADAFSGAILLAKGDRVLERSAYGLASRRYGTPNRFDTKFNLGSINKAFTKVAIEQLAARGKLSLDDTIDKYVPDYPRDEASKITIRMLLDHRSGVPDFFGPKFQNADRTQLRSVSDWVQFIRDMPLRFEPGTREEYSNGGYILLGAVIEKASGMDYYDYVRRNIYEPAGMKDTDSYQQDDPVRNLAEGYTKSSGRGTDGRWRDAALMHPWRGSPAGGGYSTVDDLYRFAQALRSGTLGARGEAGMAIAGGSPGTNAMLMMQGDWTLVVLSNLDPPAAERVGTRSGAWLRRAGVPMGGATHRISARPLGAERSAREEKPASTILPDGGAAVPMTWAGHLASVSVMLNGQGPFRFAIDTGAAGCARIDAAVARKLGLPVVGEARVGDPSGKNMKSAEIVSIDSLAIGGARFVGLTATAGDLAGHLPGEAVDGILGFGLFDDCLLTLDFPALRMTLAEGSLPADGAGVLTYRDERGIPSVTMRVAGVSVDTDVDAGAMGGFSLPESFAAKLPLAEPPRVVGHARTVSNEFEIKAARLDGDVAVGGTTFAKPMVEFQPVFDVGNIGARVLRDFAVTFDPKNHRMRLARSA, encoded by the coding sequence ATGCGACGCACCGCCCTGTTTCTCGCTCTTGCCCTGTTCCTCGCCGCCGCGCCGGCGAGCAAGCGCGCGCCGGCGCCCAAGCCCGTGCCCAAGCCGGCGCCGGAGTCGAAGCCGGCGCCGGGCGCCAAGGCGCTCGAATTCCCGAACAACGAAGCGGGCCGGCACGCCGCCGCCTGGTTCGAAGCCTTCAACCAGGGCGACGAGGCGATGCGGAAATTCCTCCAGGCCCACGTCGCGCCCGCCGCGCTCGCGCGGCGCACGCTCCAGGACCGGATGGACATCTACCGCGACATGAAGGACGAGCGCGGAAGGGTCATGCCGCTCTCCATCGAATCGTTCACCGAATCCAGCGTGAAGGCGATCGCGCGCGGCGAGCGGGGCGGGCGCTTCGCGATCACGTTCCGCTGCGAGGACGACGCGCCGCACGGGCTCCTCGGGCTCCAGGTGGAGGACCTTCCGCCCGAGGAGGGCGCTCCCGAGGGGAACGAGGACGGCGGCTATTCCCGGGCGCCCGCGGGCCCCGTCATGAAGGACGCGCAGGTCGCGACCGCGCTCCGCGCGTACGTCGATTCGCTCGCGCGCGCGGACGCCTTTTCCGGCGCGATCCTTCTCGCGAAGGGAGATCGCGTGCTCGAGCGGAGCGCGTACGGCCTGGCCTCGCGCCGCTACGGCACGCCGAACCGGTTCGATACCAAGTTCAACCTCGGCTCGATCAACAAGGCGTTCACGAAGGTCGCGATCGAGCAGCTCGCGGCGCGGGGAAAGCTGAGCCTGGACGACACGATCGACAAGTACGTCCCCGACTATCCTCGCGATGAGGCCTCCAAGATCACGATCCGCATGCTGCTCGACCATCGGAGCGGCGTGCCCGACTTCTTCGGCCCCAAGTTCCAGAACGCCGACCGCACGCAGCTCCGGAGCGTCTCCGACTGGGTGCAGTTCATCCGCGACATGCCGCTTCGGTTTGAGCCCGGCACGCGCGAGGAGTACTCGAACGGCGGCTACATCCTCCTGGGCGCCGTCATCGAGAAGGCCTCCGGAATGGACTACTACGACTATGTGCGCCGGAACATCTACGAACCCGCGGGGATGAAGGACACCGATTCCTACCAGCAGGACGATCCCGTGCGGAATCTCGCCGAGGGGTACACGAAGTCGTCGGGTCGCGGCACCGACGGGAGGTGGCGCGATGCGGCCCTGATGCATCCCTGGCGCGGGAGCCCCGCCGGCGGCGGGTACTCGACCGTCGACGACCTCTATCGCTTCGCCCAGGCGCTGCGCTCGGGAACGCTGGGCGCTCGCGGCGAGGCGGGCATGGCGATCGCGGGAGGATCGCCCGGGACGAACGCGATGCTGATGATGCAGGGAGACTGGACGCTGGTGGTGCTCTCGAACCTGGACCCGCCCGCCGCAGAAAGGGTGGGAACCCGGTCGGGCGCCTGGCTCCGGCGGGCGGGAGTTCCCATGGGCGGCGCGACGCACCGGATCTCGGCCCGACCGCTCGGGGCCGAGCGTTCGGCCCGCGAGGAGAAGCCCGCGTCCACGATCCTTCCGGATGGGGGTGCCGCGGTGCCGATGACCTGGGCGGGACACCTCGCCTCGGTCTCCGTGATGCTGAACGGGCAGGGTCCCTTCCGCTTCGCGATCGATACCGGCGCGGCCGGCTGCGCTCGGATCGATGCCGCGGTGGCCCGGAAGCTGGGCCTGCCGGTGGTCGGCGAGGCCCGCGTCGGCGATCCGAGCGGGAAGAACATGAAATCGGCGGAGATCGTCTCCATCGATTCCCTCGCCATCGGCGGCGCTCGCTTCGTGGGGTTGACGGCCACGGCGGGCGATCTCGCGGGCCACTTGCCCGGCGAGGCGGTCGACGGGATTCTCGGATTCGGTTTGTTCGACGACTGCCTGCTCACGCTGGACTTTCCCGCGCTCCGGATGACGCTGGCCGAGGGTTCGCTGCCGGCAGACGGAGCCGGCGTCCTGACCTACCGCGACGAGCGCGGGATACCGTCCGTGACGATGCGCGTCGCCGGCGTGAGCGTGGACACGGACGTGGACGCGGGCGCCATGGGCGGCTTCAGCCTCCCCGAATCGTTCGCGGCGAAGCTGCCCCTGGCCGAGCCGCCCCGCGTGGTCGGACACGCCCGAACGGTCTCCAACGAATTCGAGATCAAGGCCGCGCGCCTCGACGGCGACGTGGCCGTGGGCGGGACCACGTTCGCCAAGCCGATGGTCGAGTTCCAGCCCGTCTTCGACGTGGGGAACATCGGCGCGCGGGTTCTCCGGGATTTCGCAGTCACGTTCGATCCGAAGAATCATCGGATGAGACTGGCGCGCAGCGCCTAG
- a CDS encoding outer membrane beta-barrel protein — protein sequence MRNTLRPHARALEFEVEPRLDGLAGSATISGKYHLSARTAIRIGFLFAASGGGGSAEDRLYQDTLLIASSSSGDSDAHTINVFAHAVRYARLGARFGLFGFAGPTVRQEWSSQSSTTRDSRSSGVSAYHSEGRTWGVGSDLGAGLEWFFSRRFSLGARWGVAFLYSEPHSVSRQVSSDGVNPSEVRIHESNGHGFAINSTPAVIMLGGYF from the coding sequence ATGAGAAACACCCTCCGGCCGCACGCGCGGGCGCTGGAATTCGAGGTCGAGCCCCGGCTCGACGGCCTTGCGGGCTCGGCAACCATCTCCGGAAAGTACCACCTCAGCGCGCGAACAGCGATTCGCATCGGGTTCCTGTTCGCGGCGTCCGGCGGCGGCGGCTCGGCGGAGGATCGACTGTACCAGGACACGCTGCTGATCGCCTCCTCCTCGAGCGGCGACTCGGACGCGCACACGATCAACGTGTTTGCGCACGCCGTGCGTTATGCTCGTCTGGGCGCGCGTTTCGGGTTGTTCGGCTTTGCCGGACCCACCGTGCGCCAGGAGTGGTCGTCCCAGAGCAGCACGACGCGTGACTCCAGGAGTTCGGGGGTCTCCGCGTATCACTCGGAGGGAAGAACGTGGGGCGTCGGTAGTGATTTGGGAGCCGGTCTCGAGTGGTTCTTTTCGCGCCGATTCAGTCTCGGCGCCCGATGGGGAGTGGCATTCCTGTACTCGGAGCCGCACAGTGTATCTCGTCAGGTTTCGAGTGACGGCGTCAACCCGTCCGAGGTTCGGATCCACGAGTCCAACGGACACGGATTTGCGATCAACTCGACTCCGGCGGTCATCATGCTTGGAGGATACTTCTGA
- a CDS encoding CoA-binding protein yields MADAITSENELAAIVRGAKRVAVIGMVDEQRSDRPAYTIPEMCRQTGMEVVPVNPRIESSQGLRAYPDLASVPGTFDLVNVFRRSEDVPPHADEVLALPPERRPKVFWMQSGIRNDEAAAKLAAAGIQVVQDRCLGVYAARYRT; encoded by the coding sequence ATGGCCGATGCGATCACCAGTGAGAACGAGCTAGCCGCCATCGTGCGTGGCGCGAAGCGCGTGGCCGTGATCGGTATGGTGGACGAGCAGCGCTCCGACCGTCCGGCGTACACCATTCCCGAGATGTGCCGCCAGACGGGGATGGAGGTCGTCCCGGTGAACCCGCGCATCGAATCCTCGCAGGGGCTCAGGGCCTACCCCGACCTGGCCTCCGTTCCGGGGACGTTCGATCTGGTGAACGTCTTCCGACGCTCCGAGGATGTCCCGCCGCACGCCGACGAGGTGCTCGCGCTCCCGCCCGAGCGGCGCCCCAAGGTGTTCTGGATGCAGAGCGGGATCCGGAACGACGAGGCCGCGGCGAAGTTGGCGGCGGCGGGGATCCAGGTCGTGCAGGACCGGTGCCTGGGGGTGTACGCGGCCCGCTACCGGACCTGA
- the ada gene encoding bifunctional DNA-binding transcriptional regulator/O6-methylguanine-DNA methyltransferase Ada encodes MNELAMTHEPSVLEPRSGADPRWRAVLARDARQDGRFVFGVRSTGIYCRPSCPARKPRKNQVVFFPDADAAEHAGFRSCKRCRPRDAAPHPHAELVRRVCAHIEERAAEERVTLEALARVARMSPHHLQRTFRSATGISPRQYADAVRLTTLKERLRRKEPVTMAMTEAGYGSSSRLYERSPEALGMTPGDYRAGGAGAKIAYTVAKSPVGALLVAATGRGVCSLKIGGDDASLARALREEFPAAELKRDEAALGRWVRAIVNHLSGRETRLDVPLDIRATAFQWRVWEALRAIPYGETRSYQEIAKIVGAPKAARAVGHACATNPVAIVIPCHRVLRGDGSLGGYAYGLDVKRKLIDAERLRRDRARVISREPKRARPGR; translated from the coding sequence ATGAACGAACTCGCGATGACCCACGAACCCTCCGTTCTCGAGCCGCGCTCCGGCGCCGACCCGCGCTGGCGCGCCGTGCTCGCGCGCGACGCGCGCCAGGATGGACGCTTCGTCTTTGGCGTCCGGTCCACCGGCATCTACTGCCGCCCCTCCTGCCCCGCGCGAAAGCCGCGGAAGAACCAGGTCGTCTTCTTCCCCGACGCCGACGCGGCGGAGCACGCGGGATTCCGCTCCTGCAAGCGGTGCCGTCCTCGCGACGCCGCGCCCCATCCGCACGCGGAGCTGGTCCGGCGCGTCTGCGCCCACATCGAGGAGCGGGCCGCCGAGGAGCGCGTCACCCTGGAGGCGCTCGCGCGGGTCGCGCGGATGTCGCCCCATCACCTGCAGCGCACCTTCCGGAGCGCCACGGGCATCTCGCCGCGCCAGTACGCGGACGCGGTGCGTCTCACGACGCTCAAGGAACGGCTGCGTCGAAAGGAGCCGGTCACGATGGCCATGACGGAAGCGGGATACGGATCGAGCAGCCGCCTCTACGAGCGCTCCCCCGAAGCGCTGGGGATGACGCCCGGCGACTACCGCGCGGGCGGTGCCGGCGCGAAGATCGCCTACACGGTGGCCAAGTCGCCGGTCGGAGCGCTGCTGGTAGCGGCCACCGGCCGCGGCGTCTGCAGCCTCAAGATCGGAGGCGACGATGCGTCGCTGGCGCGGGCCCTGCGCGAGGAGTTTCCGGCCGCCGAGCTGAAGCGCGACGAGGCCGCGCTCGGCCGCTGGGTGCGGGCGATCGTGAATCATCTCTCGGGGCGGGAGACCCGCCTCGACGTGCCCCTCGACATCCGCGCCACGGCCTTCCAGTGGCGGGTGTGGGAAGCGCTGCGCGCCATCCCGTACGGCGAGACGCGGAGCTACCAGGAGATCGCGAAGATCGTGGGGGCGCCCAAGGCGGCGCGCGCCGTGGGGCACGCCTGCGCCACGAATCCCGTCGCGATCGTGATCCCCTGCCATCGCGTGCTGCGCGGCGACGGATCGCTCGGCGGCTATGCGTACGGGCTGGACGTGAAACGGAAACTCATCGACGCCGAGCGTTTGCGGCGCGATCGCGCTCGGGTTATTTCAAGAGAGCCGAAGCGAGCGCGCCCGGGTCGGTGA
- a CDS encoding thioredoxin domain-containing protein: MSPDPTAPAGAPGTAPRHTNRLASEKSPYLLQHAHNPVDWFPWGDEAFAKARAEDRPIFLSIGYATCHWCHVMERESFESVEIASILNSSYVPIKVDREERPDVDHVYMTVCQALTGSGGWPLTVILTPDGRPFLAGTYFPPESRFGRPGLKDMLYQVLSAWEGQRHRVEDVAGQIVEAVRGEFAGMPGERPEPGLLTKAFEQMQQRFDEEYGGFGTAPKFPTPHQLTFLLRYWKRTGDGRALDMVERTLRWIRRGGVYDQLGFGAHRYSTDREWLVPHFEKMLYDQALLLMAYVEAHQATGDPLYASVAREIAAYVARDLTSPEGAFYSAEDADSEGEEGKFYVWTMEELEGALGPEEAALFARVYGAEPKGNWIDPAGGHLTGTNILHLTEDPGAVARETGLDAAAMAQRLEADRVRLLETRAKRPRPLRDDKVLTAWNGLMIAALAKASVALEEPRLAEAAERAIDFLERHLLRADGRLFARWREGEAAHPGYLDDYAFLAWGSLELYEATFDPRHLERALALAGDMERLFGDEKEGGFFFTGSDAAPLLARTKEIYDGAVPSGNSVVVLVLLRLSRMTGRSELERRAEETVRAFGGSVARLPGAHAQLLSALDFAFGPTREVVIAGPAEAPATAALLRAARAGYAPRTVFLLREPGPAGDALAKIAPFTATQLPVNGVPAAYVCENFACNAPVTDPGALASALLK; this comes from the coding sequence ATGTCTCCTGATCCCACCGCGCCCGCGGGCGCGCCCGGCACGGCACCGCGTCACACGAACCGGCTCGCCTCCGAGAAGAGCCCCTACCTCCTGCAGCACGCCCACAACCCCGTCGACTGGTTTCCCTGGGGCGACGAGGCGTTCGCGAAGGCGCGCGCCGAGGACCGGCCGATCTTCCTCTCGATCGGCTACGCGACCTGCCATTGGTGCCACGTCATGGAGCGCGAGTCGTTCGAGAGCGTGGAGATCGCGTCGATCCTGAATTCGAGCTACGTGCCGATCAAGGTGGACCGCGAGGAGCGCCCCGACGTGGACCACGTCTACATGACCGTCTGCCAGGCGCTCACCGGCTCGGGAGGGTGGCCCCTGACCGTCATCCTGACGCCGGACGGCCGCCCCTTCCTCGCGGGCACGTATTTTCCGCCCGAGTCGCGCTTCGGACGGCCCGGGTTGAAAGACATGCTGTATCAGGTGCTCTCGGCATGGGAAGGGCAGCGGCATCGCGTCGAGGACGTCGCGGGACAGATCGTGGAGGCGGTTCGCGGCGAGTTCGCGGGCATGCCCGGCGAGCGTCCCGAGCCGGGCCTCCTCACCAAGGCCTTCGAGCAGATGCAGCAGCGCTTCGACGAGGAGTACGGCGGGTTCGGCACCGCGCCCAAGTTCCCGACGCCCCACCAGCTCACGTTTCTCCTGCGCTACTGGAAGCGCACCGGCGACGGCCGCGCGCTCGACATGGTGGAGCGGACACTCCGCTGGATCCGCCGGGGCGGCGTCTACGACCAGCTGGGCTTCGGCGCGCACCGCTATTCGACCGACCGCGAATGGCTGGTGCCGCACTTCGAGAAGATGCTCTACGACCAGGCGCTCCTCCTCATGGCCTACGTCGAGGCGCACCAGGCCACGGGCGATCCGCTCTACGCCTCGGTGGCGCGCGAGATCGCGGCGTACGTGGCGCGCGATCTCACCTCCCCCGAAGGGGCCTTCTACTCCGCGGAGGACGCCGACAGCGAAGGGGAGGAGGGGAAGTTCTACGTCTGGACGATGGAGGAGCTGGAGGGGGCGCTGGGGCCCGAAGAGGCGGCGCTGTTCGCGCGCGTCTACGGGGCCGAGCCGAAGGGGAACTGGATCGATCCGGCGGGAGGTCACCTGACCGGGACGAACATCCTCCACCTCACCGAGGATCCGGGCGCCGTGGCACGGGAGACGGGGCTCGACGCCGCCGCGATGGCACAACGCCTGGAGGCCGACCGCGTGCGGCTCCTCGAGACGCGCGCGAAGCGGCCGCGGCCGCTCCGGGACGACAAGGTGCTCACGGCCTGGAACGGGCTCATGATCGCGGCGCTCGCGAAGGCTTCGGTCGCGCTCGAGGAGCCGCGGCTCGCCGAGGCGGCCGAGCGGGCGATCGACTTCCTGGAGCGGCACCTCCTGCGCGCCGACGGCCGGCTCTTCGCGCGGTGGCGCGAGGGGGAGGCGGCCCATCCGGGCTACCTCGACGACTACGCCTTCCTCGCCTGGGGGTCGCTCGAGCTGTACGAGGCGACGTTCGATCCGCGCCACCTGGAGCGCGCGCTGGCGCTGGCGGGGGACATGGAGCGCCTGTTCGGCGACGAGAAGGAGGGGGGCTTCTTCTTCACGGGGTCGGACGCGGCGCCGCTCTTGGCGCGCACCAAGGAGATCTACGACGGGGCGGTCCCTTCGGGGAACTCGGTCGTGGTTCTCGTGCTGCTCCGCCTGTCGCGCATGACCGGGCGGTCGGAGCTGGAGCGGCGGGCCGAGGAGACGGTGCGCGCCTTCGGCGGCTCGGTGGCGCGGCTTCCGGGAGCGCACGCGCAGCTCCTGTCGGCGCTCGATTTCGCCTTCGGCCCGACGCGTGAGGTGGTGATCGCGGGCCCCGCCGAGGCGCCCGCGACGGCCGCGCTGCTTCGTGCCGCGCGCGCGGGGTACGCGCCCAGGACCGTATTCCTGCTGCGCGAGCCCGGTCCCGCCGGGGACGCCCTGGCGAAGATCGCTCCCTTCACGGCGACCCAGCTCCCGGTGAACGGGGTTCCGGCCGCCTACGTCTGCGAGAACTTCGCCTGCAACGCGCCCGTCACCGACCCGGGCGCGCTCGCTTCGGCTCTCTTGAAATAA